In Podospora pseudopauciseta strain CBS 411.78 chromosome 3, whole genome shotgun sequence, one genomic interval encodes:
- a CDS encoding hypothetical protein (EggNog:ENOG503NZSD; COG:P), which produces MAAEGGTDGGFQAYHQPHVIEILILISFFLFLALSDWLADKIFRAGLVGQIIVGLVYGVPLANILEINWRETFLALGYVGLLLITFEGGLTIRLDLLRQNFILSTIAALFGLLTPIALSFALLYAGFGHAPLEAFIVGTALCSTSLGTIFVVINSASNATDYSQTRIGTVLISAAVLDDVCGLVLVSVIHQLRGIAEDGDVNLGWIIGRPVLASGLLAILTPLVAKFVAGPLFRRFLEKPLSKFKHTSNILLMTVVLCAFLAIAAFAGASMLFGAFLAGAFLSSTPSKEKTPSELETTSFVTTFEYYLSGPQKFILQPLFFASIGFAIPFGELWTGEVIWKGVVFTILMVLSKLVVGLVVPAWDIFSAVGFPKPAPPANERMSADWAPATLLGTAMVARGEIGLLIIQIGLNETPFLTRKAFVVGVWAIVLNTIIGPVSVGVLLEKVGDQIATDKTWGIQSKPRDIDVESAMAPEQPGQDGRLPEGKGEESIGGV; this is translated from the exons ATGGCGGCCGAAGGAGGCACTGATGGAGGTTTCCAGGCGTATCATCAGCCTCATG TCATCGAgattctcatcctcatctccttctttctcttcctagCCCTGTCTGACTGGCTAGCCGACAAGATATTTCGCGCGGGCCTAGTTGGTCAAATCATCGTTGGTCTTGTCTACGGTGTCCCCTTGGCCAATATTCTCGAGATCAACTGGCGGGAGACGTTTTTGGCCCTGGGATACGTGGGTCTGCTGCTGATCACCTTTGAAG GCGGACTCACAATTCGATTGGATCTCCTACGGCAAAATTTTATCCTGAGCACCATCGCCGCTCTCTTTGGACTTCTTACCCCCATCGCCTTGTCTTTTGCCCTGTTGTATGCTGGATTCGGTCATG CCCCCTTGGAGGCCTTCATCGTCGGCACAGCTCTCTGTTCCACCTCACTCGGTACCATCTTTGTTGTCATCAACAGTGCCTCCAACGCTACTGACTACTCTCAAACTCGCATCGGAACTGTTCTCATCAGCGCCGCGGTTCTCGATGACGTTTGTGGCCTCGTCTTGGTGAGCGTCATCCACCAGCTTCGGGGCATAGCAGAAGATGGTGATGTCAACCTTGGATGGATCATTGGCCGGCCGGTGCTGGCAAGTGGCTTGCTCGCAATCTTGACCCCCCTGGTTGCCAAATTTGTCGCAGGTCCTCTGTTTCGCCGGTTTCTGGAGAAGCCCCTGTCAAAGTTCAAGCATACCTCCAACATTCTCCTGATGACGGTTGTTCTGTGTGCCTTTCTGGCCATAGCCGCTTTTGCAGGCGCATCAATGCTGTTTGGAGCCTTTCTCGCCGGCGCATTCCTCAGCAGCACACCTAGCAAGGAAAAGACCCCCTCTGAGCTAGAAACGACCTCCTTTGTGACCACATTCGAATACTACCTCAGTGGGCCCCAAAAGTTCATCCTACAGCCCTTATTCTTCGCCAGCATCGGCTTCGCGATCCCGTTTGGAGAGCTCTGGACCGGCGAGGTGATCTGGAAAGGGGTGGTTTTCACCATCCTGATGGTCTTGAGCAAGCTGGTCGTTGGTCTGGTCGTCCCAGCTTGGGACATATTCTCAGCTGTGGGATTCCCCAAGCCAGCACCGCCTGCGAACGAGAGGATGAGCGCGGA CTGGGCGCCGGCGACCCTGCTCGGCACGGCCATGGTCGCGCGCGGGGAGATCGGGCTGCTGATCATCCAGATCGGCCTCAACGAGACGCCCTTCCTAACGCGCAAGGCGTTTGTGGTTGGCGTTTGGGCCATTGTGCTCAATACCATCATTGGCCCTGTGTCGGtgggtgtgttgttggagaaggttggCGACCAGATAGCCACTGACAAGACGTGGGGGATTCAGTCCAAGCCCCGAGATATCGATGTCGAGTCGGCGATGGCGCCGGAACAGCCTGGTCAAGATGGTAGACTTCCCGAAgggaaaggagaagagagcaTAGGTGGCGTTTAG